In Pikeienuella piscinae, the sequence GGAAGTGGAGCCCGGCCGCGTGGTCTTCGCCGGCGAAGCGAAATTCGAAGCCTATAATCCCATTGGTTCGGTCCATGGCGGCTGGTTTGGAACGCTGCTCGACAGTTGCATGGCCTGCGCGGTGCATACCATGTTGCCGGCGGGTCGCAGCTACACGACGCTCGAATACAAGATCAACATCCTGCGGGCCGCGACGACGGGCAGCGGACTGATCCGCGCCGAAGGGCGCGCCGTGCACGTCGGCCGGCGTACGGCGACGGCGGAAGGACGAATGATCGACGCGAACGGCAAACTCTTCGCCACCGGAACAACGACCTGCATCGTGTTGGAGATCTAGCGCCGACGGCGCCCCGAACGCCGGATGCGGGTCGTGCGCGCGAATCTGCTCACAAACCGCGCGCCCGAAGATTCGCTTCGCCGTTGCGACTCGCGCATCGGCGGAACGGCTTCGTTTCGACGCAACCCAGCATCATCATGGCGCCGCTATGATCATTCGCGGTTGTGCAAAAAAAATCTTCAAATCGACCGCCGGACCACGGTTCCGCCCGGCCCCCAGACCCCCACGGCCTTGACGGCGCGCGCCGGGGGTGCATCACTTGGCGTGATCAGTCTGATCAGCGTTCGCCCTCAAGAGGGGCTGCGCCGGGTGGACTGACTTGAACCGCCTTGTCGAAGAGGCGACCCACAGGGAAGAGGTTTAGATATGAGAACCACCTATGCTATCGGCGCGATCACGATTGCGGGATTCGCCGCCGGAGTCGCTTCTGCGGCGACGCTCGACGATGTGAAATCGGCGGGCGAGCTGAAATGCGGCGTTTCAACGGGTCTCGCCGGCTTCTCTTCGCCGGACGCGGACGGCAAGTGGCAAGGCTTCGATGTCGAGTTCTGCCGCGCAGTCGCCGCCGCCG encodes:
- a CDS encoding PaaI family thioesterase; translation: MRLDANSLEDLPDRATIGAMSGLEFIRAISEGRLPRAPIAKTLDFDMVEVEPGRVVFAGEAKFEAYNPIGSVHGGWFGTLLDSCMACAVHTMLPAGRSYTTLEYKINILRAATTGSGLIRAEGRAVHVGRRTATAEGRMIDANGKLFATGTTTCIVLEI